From Bacillus sp. Bos-x628, the proteins below share one genomic window:
- a CDS encoding PucR family transcriptional regulator ligand-binding domain-containing protein, translating to MNVDVHFQVNDVLKTKHFTHAKVLAGEKGLFREVKWVHVLEVPAVEDLLNGGELILTTAAAFHDQLDVFKEFLKQLIDSGAAGLCIEFVPLRYDVPEALIEYADQRDFPLILFTKEVKFVNITQHIHTMMIERQYQMMADLETLSSRLNELLLTPHPQMDILDQVYRHLRGILLLIPVQGEPIILCDSSKQTEELVMTYLQHASLPEGYQVYQKPVFALKQTFANLVLIHEPNTLSEFEMLVMDKGANALAQQILRELYTEELKKTKENEWLQKWFHEEHTERDILEHLEETEGLKKPTGCVVMLFQKNHKIEEIAGNLYFLVSCRTIFQRAGFHLISYEHKGQTLFILMNTRKIEDWKERAEKAANEMRQSYEREQHNGTVINFGIGLYCDQFHHMRKSFQTAKEVLHLKKVMPHRVKSPFYQDLHMLRLMPVMKESGLLESMVKEYLEPVILYDKQNNGRLFQTLNIFLQTNGSKKETASQLYIVRQTLYHRLDKLHALLGEDMMQAPKRQAIEFAILAYEFLQGSRH from the coding sequence ATGAATGTAGATGTTCATTTCCAAGTGAATGATGTGTTGAAAACAAAGCATTTTACTCATGCAAAGGTGTTAGCGGGGGAAAAGGGGCTGTTTCGAGAAGTGAAATGGGTACATGTGTTAGAAGTGCCTGCTGTAGAAGATTTGTTAAATGGAGGCGAACTCATTTTAACAACGGCCGCAGCTTTTCATGATCAGCTTGATGTGTTTAAAGAATTTTTAAAACAGCTCATTGATTCAGGTGCAGCAGGCTTATGTATTGAATTTGTTCCGCTTCGTTATGATGTGCCTGAAGCTTTGATTGAATATGCAGATCAACGGGACTTCCCTCTGATCCTGTTTACCAAGGAAGTAAAGTTCGTCAACATTACACAGCATATCCATACGATGATGATTGAGCGTCAGTATCAAATGATGGCTGATTTAGAAACATTATCTTCAAGGCTCAATGAACTTTTACTGACACCTCATCCGCAGATGGACATTCTGGATCAAGTGTATCGTCATCTGAGAGGGATTCTCTTATTAATTCCAGTTCAAGGAGAGCCGATTATCTTATGTGATTCATCAAAGCAAACCGAAGAACTTGTTATGACGTATTTGCAACATGCTTCACTGCCAGAAGGTTATCAAGTGTACCAAAAGCCAGTATTTGCACTCAAACAAACATTTGCAAACCTTGTGTTAATTCATGAACCAAATACACTCTCAGAATTTGAAATGCTCGTCATGGATAAAGGAGCGAATGCCCTTGCCCAGCAAATTCTTAGGGAGCTATATACAGAAGAGCTGAAGAAGACGAAAGAAAACGAATGGCTGCAAAAATGGTTTCATGAAGAGCATACAGAAAGGGATATTTTAGAGCATCTTGAAGAAACAGAAGGACTGAAAAAACCGACAGGCTGTGTTGTAATGCTCTTTCAAAAGAACCATAAAATAGAAGAGATTGCAGGGAATCTTTATTTTCTCGTATCTTGCCGTACCATCTTTCAGCGTGCCGGTTTTCACTTGATTTCTTATGAACATAAAGGACAAACCTTGTTTATTTTAATGAATACGAGGAAGATAGAGGATTGGAAAGAGCGCGCTGAGAAAGCGGCAAATGAAATGAGGCAGTCATATGAGCGAGAGCAACATAATGGGACAGTCATCAATTTTGGGATCGGTCTTTACTGTGATCAGTTTCATCATATGAGGAAAAGCTTTCAGACAGCCAAAGAAGTCCTTCATTTAAAGAAAGTAATGCCGCATCGTGTGAAAAGTCCATTTTATCAAGATTTGCATATGCTTCGGTTAATGCCTGTCATGAAAGAAAGCGGCCTGCTTGAAAGTATGGTGAAGGAGTATTTAGAGCCAGTTATTTTATATGATAAGCAAAATAATGGAAGACTGTTCCAAACGTTGAACATATTTTTACAAACCAATGGTTCTAAAAAAGAAACAGCGAGCCAGCTCTATATCGTCAGGCAAACACTTTATCATAGACTTGATAAATTACATGCCTTGCTTGGTGAAGATATGATGCAAGCGCCGAAACGTCAGGCAATTGAATTTGCTATTTTGGCTTATGAATTCTTGCAAGGAAGTCGGCATTAA
- a CDS encoding VOC family protein, whose protein sequence is MGRQAKNVYINLPVKHVNTSRAFFEQLGFDFHQRFSNDQVACVIINERMIVMLISHKHFQFISEKQLVDARNASEIIMSLQVDTREEVNELMKKAIAAGGSPFKEKQDHDFMYGWGFQDLDGHLWEVFYMDEEKGSSLS, encoded by the coding sequence ATGGGGCGACAAGCAAAAAATGTGTATATCAATTTGCCTGTGAAACATGTGAATACATCGAGGGCTTTTTTTGAGCAGCTCGGCTTTGATTTTCATCAGAGATTTTCGAATGATCAGGTAGCTTGTGTGATCATCAATGAGAGGATGATTGTCATGCTTATCTCTCATAAGCATTTCCAGTTTATTTCAGAGAAACAGTTAGTTGATGCCAGAAACGCATCAGAAATCATCATGTCTTTGCAGGTAGATACGAGGGAAGAGGTAAATGAACTGATGAAGAAGGCGATTGCAGCAGGAGGGTCACCGTTTAAGGAGAAGCAGGATCATGACTTTATGTATGGATGGGGCTTTCAGGATCTCGACGGTCATTTGTGGGAAGTGTTTTATATGGATGAGGAGAAGGGAAGCAGTCTTTCCTAA
- a CDS encoding bifunctional GNAT family N-acetyltransferase/carbon-nitrogen hydrolase family protein: MTEKLDLTRFEKRMVIRNIRKEDIDRIIALQEVCFPGMDPWKREHLESHLEHFPEGQFCAEFEGEIIGSCSSLLINFDEYDDRHTWQDITDDGYITNHNPDGMNMYGIEVMVSPEYRRMKIGHRLYEARKDLARRLNLKSIIIGGRIPNYHKYQEEMTPRQYVEQVMLHKIYDPVLSFQLLNEFSLMRINPNYLPDDKASSTYATLMEWNNVDYRPQSKRYYKSAFPVRICVIQYAMKQIHSFEEFMNQVEYYVDVASDASADFAVFPEIFTTQLMSYLEERSPSLAVQRITEYTEDYINLFTDLSVKYNINIIGGSHFVEEEGKIYNIAYLFRRDGTIEKQYKLHITPNERKWWGISSGDQVRVFDTDCGKIAIQICYDIEFPELARIAADKGAKIIFTPFCTEDRQGYLRVRYCAQARAVENQIYTVISGTVGNLPQTENMDVQYAQSAIFAPSDFEFARDGIVGECNPNIEMVVVGDVDLEILRRQRQDGTVRQLKDRRRDVYHIEYKK; the protein is encoded by the coding sequence ATGACAGAAAAGCTTGATTTAACGCGGTTTGAAAAAAGAATGGTCATTCGCAATATTAGAAAAGAAGATATTGACCGAATCATTGCATTGCAAGAGGTATGTTTCCCAGGGATGGATCCTTGGAAAAGAGAACATTTAGAAAGTCATCTCGAACATTTTCCAGAGGGGCAGTTTTGTGCAGAATTTGAGGGAGAAATCATTGGTTCATGTTCAAGCTTATTAATTAACTTTGATGAATACGACGATCGTCATACATGGCAAGACATTACTGATGATGGTTACATAACCAATCATAATCCTGATGGCATGAATATGTATGGGATTGAAGTGATGGTTAGCCCTGAGTACCGGCGCATGAAAATTGGACACCGGTTATACGAAGCAAGAAAAGACCTAGCAAGAAGATTAAATTTAAAAAGCATTATCATTGGCGGACGTATTCCGAATTATCATAAATATCAAGAAGAAATGACCCCTCGCCAGTATGTGGAACAGGTCATGCTGCACAAAATTTATGATCCTGTTTTATCATTCCAGCTTTTAAATGAGTTTAGTCTGATGCGGATTAATCCTAATTATTTACCGGATGATAAAGCATCAAGCACGTATGCAACTTTAATGGAATGGAACAATGTCGATTATCGCCCGCAGTCAAAGCGGTATTATAAATCGGCTTTCCCTGTCAGAATTTGTGTCATTCAATATGCAATGAAACAAATTCACTCCTTTGAGGAATTCATGAATCAAGTGGAATATTATGTAGACGTGGCATCAGATGCTTCGGCTGACTTTGCCGTTTTCCCGGAAATTTTTACAACACAGCTTATGTCTTACTTAGAAGAGAGATCACCAAGTCTTGCGGTTCAGCGAATTACCGAATATACCGAGGACTATATTAATTTGTTTACAGACCTTTCTGTGAAGTACAACATTAATATCATTGGCGGATCACACTTTGTTGAAGAAGAAGGGAAAATCTACAATATTGCGTATTTATTTAGACGTGATGGTACGATTGAAAAACAATATAAGCTTCATATAACTCCGAATGAAAGAAAATGGTGGGGAATTTCAAGTGGCGATCAAGTCCGGGTGTTTGATACCGATTGTGGTAAAATTGCTATTCAAATTTGCTACGATATTGAATTTCCTGAGCTAGCACGTATTGCTGCTGATAAAGGGGCGAAAATTATTTTCACTCCGTTTTGTACCGAAGATCGCCAAGGCTATTTAAGAGTCCGTTATTGTGCCCAGGCAAGAGCGGTTGAAAATCAGATATATACGGTTATCTCTGGTACAGTCGGTAACCTTCCGCAAACAGAGAATATGGATGTCCAGTATGCACAATCCGCTATCTTTGCACCATCTGACTTTGAATTTGCAAGAGATGGTATTGTGGGTGAGTGTAATCCGAATATCGAAATGGTCGTTGTTGGTGATGTCGACTTAGAAATTTTAAGAAGGCAGCGTCAGGACGGAACCGTACGTCAATTGAAGGACCGTCGAAGAGATGTCTACCATATTGAATATAAAAAATAA
- a CDS encoding HAD family hydrolase → MVKAIIFDFDGLILDTETHEYEVLQEMFAEHKAELPLSVWGNVIGTQAGFKPFEYLEKQLGTPLDHEALTTDRRTRFQKRILNESARPGVKAYLEGAKELGIKIGLASSSDYKWVSDHLKQIGLFDYFECIRTSDDVEEVKPNPELYLQAASCLGVEPADCVAFEDSVNGLIAAKRAGMKCVIVPNKVTSTLQFEDYDYRLESMAEIELLQLFHQLEKEDQSGGIRNNDRKA, encoded by the coding sequence TTGGTAAAGGCGATTATATTTGATTTTGATGGATTAATTTTAGATACAGAAACTCATGAATATGAGGTTTTGCAGGAAATGTTTGCAGAGCATAAGGCAGAGCTGCCTCTTTCTGTTTGGGGCAACGTCATTGGCACGCAAGCAGGCTTTAAACCATTTGAGTATTTGGAAAAGCAGCTCGGTACACCATTGGATCATGAGGCGCTCACAACGGACCGACGTACCCGTTTTCAAAAAAGAATCTTGAATGAATCAGCAAGACCTGGAGTGAAAGCTTATTTGGAAGGGGCAAAGGAGCTGGGGATTAAGATTGGTCTTGCCTCTAGCTCTGACTATAAATGGGTGTCTGATCACCTAAAACAAATTGGTCTTTTTGATTATTTTGAATGCATTCGCACGTCAGATGACGTGGAGGAAGTGAAACCAAATCCAGAACTTTATTTGCAAGCTGCAAGTTGTTTAGGTGTAGAGCCGGCGGATTGTGTAGCTTTTGAGGATTCTGTAAATGGATTAATTGCAGCAAAACGAGCGGGCATGAAATGTGTGATTGTGCCAAACAAAGTGACGAGCACACTTCAATTTGAAGACTATGATTACAGGTTAGAATCAATGGCTGAAATCGAATTGCTCCAGCTATTCCATCAGCTTGAAAAAGAGGATCAGTCAGGGGGCATAAGAAACAATGACAGAAAAGCTTGA
- a CDS encoding DUF5365 family protein, with protein MKAATELQEQAIEEISKEFYHLLSHYMDGDQQTIYKQQRAFTFIDGVYNGTMNDAFRILTGLQLVHTIILKPRRHLTKRDRELFERNRAQINECGFFFPFDLDDFESRHLQNA; from the coding sequence ATGAAAGCTGCTACAGAACTTCAAGAACAGGCAATTGAAGAAATATCAAAAGAGTTCTATCATCTCTTATCCCATTATATGGACGGTGATCAGCAGACGATTTACAAGCAGCAGCGCGCCTTCACATTTATCGATGGGGTATACAACGGTACGATGAATGATGCCTTTCGTATTTTAACTGGGCTTCAGCTTGTACATACCATTATTTTAAAGCCTAGACGTCATTTAACAAAACGAGACCGCGAGTTATTTGAACGAAATCGTGCGCAAATCAATGAGTGCGGCTTTTTCTTTCCGTTTGACCTAGACGATTTTGAGAGCCGTCACCTTCAAAATGCGTAA
- a CDS encoding RluA family pseudouridine synthase, with protein MNIKGHMLSLKVNEHHNDTSLSHFLRKEVSASKPIIHFWLKHQKVRLNQQPAYHAAKVSTGDNVTIDLFEFETSNVTPEYGDLDILFEDEHLLIVQKPAGRPTHPNEKGQTGTLANLVAFHYQANGEEKRVRHIHRLDQDTSGTVIFAKHRLAHAVLDQMLSKKMINRTYLAIAEGVFKKKRGTITAAIGRDKHHAVRRRISPTGQKAITHFQVMGVDKRRNITAVQLQLDTGRTHQIRVHLRSIGHPLVGDSLYGGMSNGITRCALHAKKVAMKHPFTGEHLIIEAPLPSDMVKLMEPIKH; from the coding sequence ATGAACATTAAAGGACACATGCTTTCGCTGAAAGTAAATGAGCACCACAACGACACATCATTAAGTCACTTCTTAAGAAAAGAGGTATCTGCCTCTAAACCGATTATCCACTTTTGGCTCAAACATCAAAAAGTACGATTAAACCAACAGCCCGCATATCACGCTGCAAAAGTAAGTACAGGCGACAATGTCACAATTGATTTATTTGAATTTGAAACAAGTAATGTCACGCCAGAATATGGAGATTTAGATATTTTGTTTGAGGACGAGCATTTACTTATTGTCCAAAAGCCCGCTGGACGCCCAACTCATCCGAATGAAAAAGGACAGACAGGCACCCTTGCAAACCTAGTCGCCTTCCATTATCAAGCAAATGGTGAGGAGAAACGGGTTAGACATATTCATCGGCTCGATCAAGACACAAGCGGTACTGTCATATTTGCCAAACACAGATTAGCACATGCTGTACTTGATCAGATGCTTTCCAAAAAAATGATCAACAGAACATATCTCGCCATTGCAGAAGGGGTTTTCAAGAAAAAGAGAGGAACCATTACAGCTGCGATTGGCCGTGACAAGCACCATGCAGTGAGACGTAGAATTTCTCCAACTGGGCAGAAAGCCATCACTCATTTTCAGGTGATGGGTGTGGACAAACGCCGCAATATCACAGCAGTCCAGCTCCAATTAGACACTGGGAGGACCCATCAAATCCGTGTACACCTCAGAAGCATAGGCCATCCTTTAGTTGGAGATTCGTTATACGGCGGGATGAGTAATGGGATCACTAGATGCGCTCTTCATGCCAAAAAAGTTGCAATGAAACATCCGTTTACAGGAGAACATCTTATCATTGAGGCCCCGCTTCCATCTGATATGGTCAAGCTGATGGAGCCAATAAAGCACTAA
- a CDS encoding class D sortase, with protein MKKWLALIVMTSGIVLVGWGIWQMVSTHLQTEQTLDEAKKVVAVDDFMSKEQFSPEVGKGYGILIIPRLKADLPIVEGTEADDLAKGVGHYKGSYYPDQHGQIVLSGHRDTVFRRTGELNIGDQLKIKVPYGEFAYEITHTKIVDQHDTSIITLQNKKEELVLTTCYPFHFVGNAPKRYIIYAKRTSV; from the coding sequence ATGAAAAAGTGGCTTGCACTTATTGTGATGACTTCAGGCATTGTCTTGGTCGGGTGGGGAATATGGCAAATGGTCTCTACTCACCTTCAAACAGAGCAAACGTTAGATGAAGCCAAAAAAGTGGTAGCCGTTGATGACTTTATGTCAAAGGAGCAGTTTTCCCCTGAAGTCGGCAAAGGATATGGCATTCTCATTATCCCAAGACTTAAAGCTGACCTTCCAATAGTAGAAGGAACGGAAGCTGACGATCTTGCCAAAGGAGTCGGGCATTACAAAGGCAGCTATTATCCTGATCAACATGGGCAAATTGTGCTGTCAGGGCATCGGGATACTGTGTTTCGACGTACGGGAGAGCTTAATATCGGGGATCAGTTGAAGATTAAGGTTCCGTATGGTGAATTTGCTTATGAAATCACTCATACAAAAATAGTAGATCAGCATGATACTTCTATCATCACCTTACAAAATAAAAAAGAAGAGCTGGTGTTAACGACATGTTATCCATTTCATTTTGTCGGGAATGCACCAAAGCGATACATTATTTATGCCAAACGAACATCTGTTTAA
- a CDS encoding CheR family methyltransferase, which translates to MQDKIMNRLIEGKHVQAPVIGIGVTPFEQHSLKAFFQSFPHELNASFIVVQNWVSSDWIADLEELVLPIGYRAKTISHGEKIMKNTIYFCPPNAIVTLTENNQLYVSERLPSDKQCSVDSFFQSLAKVQKEEAFAILFQKGHCMGSGLLQLIEQGGTAVSCSDSKIGFDSIYHQTFTDPSALATYIANILNVPHVDLADRVLVRIIERLEMYKGIAFSTYEKQRMLSVIQRRMRCAKKPISLLSEYDRLLEMEPDELDRLHVQLLNGATSFFREMEAYRLCENKIIPTIIEHVIKSEKPCCRIWIAGCSTGEEAYSFTILFLEEMKRRQVSIELQVFATDINRKAIQTASKGLYSVEAMARVPEKWRVRYFKRKGDAFIVKQSLRKHIVFAPHNLLIDSPFIHLDFISCRNVLMYFQPEVQKRVLSRFQYALKDQGVLILGTNDKVPNIPHLFHLLNERWNIYTHSSVPKSNEHPNNAKFHEELKKRAAEYMKEVGANYDACMVINDCDKILAISNGAYSFLDHSEVPNQSCEYVTPDYIKEMMRQTFQKVWTDETEIVFQHVLISKKGRKQYADFTVKSFDRRFKGVYVILIRMNVIEKNQMNGRYLGMSDPNSVYQQRIVDLENELNEVKQKEQEARAQLKIKNAQIEELQKKHEEFINIINNLKVTREELYRPSVKPELATLFVDQEMNIRYFTPAAASLFTSAQLQHHQSFQSIAQEMAHETLYHDIQSVMSDRRVIEREIETNEGEQFTVHITPIFYQDYEGAAMTWIKMTEITKIKQSLHLAVTALDNSHIHIVVATEEGIIQCVNQRFCHFVQQYEFDLIGKNIFSVYQRLCQCNDLAKQWEVCLREGSWTGEMYFQDLSGRERWERVSLHRIDDPDKMQSTVMRISEDITNQKQSEKMLMKSEMLSAVGQLAAGIAHEIRNPLTSLKGFLQLMIQSKKYQKDYADVMMSEFNRLEAIINEFLVLSRSKSVKFEPVHVNLLLEEVSMVVESQAVLKGISIQKNLSPSLPQIQGIPNELKQVFLNILKNGIEAMDGVTGVIQVTSMLKNDQVILIFEDQGKGIPEDAISKLGEPFYTTKEKGTGLGLMVTNKIIESHGGTIHFESKNLKGTKVTITFPIK; encoded by the coding sequence ATGCAGGACAAAATCATGAATCGTTTGATAGAAGGCAAACATGTGCAGGCACCAGTGATTGGAATAGGTGTTACACCGTTTGAACAGCACAGTCTTAAGGCGTTTTTTCAGTCGTTTCCACATGAACTGAATGCCTCTTTTATTGTCGTGCAAAATTGGGTGTCGAGCGATTGGATAGCAGATTTGGAAGAACTTGTTTTACCGATTGGTTACCGGGCAAAAACAATTAGTCATGGCGAAAAAATCATGAAAAACACGATTTATTTTTGTCCGCCTAATGCCATTGTGACGTTGACAGAAAACAATCAACTGTATGTATCAGAACGTCTTCCATCGGATAAGCAATGCTCTGTCGACTCTTTCTTTCAGTCACTTGCAAAAGTTCAAAAAGAGGAGGCTTTTGCCATCTTATTTCAAAAAGGCCATTGTATGGGGAGTGGTTTGCTTCAATTAATCGAGCAAGGCGGTACAGCAGTGTCTTGTAGTGATTCAAAAATTGGTTTTGACAGCATCTATCATCAAACATTCACAGATCCTTCTGCCCTTGCAACATATATAGCCAACATTTTGAACGTCCCACATGTCGATTTAGCAGATCGGGTACTGGTAAGAATTATTGAACGACTTGAAATGTACAAAGGTATCGCTTTTTCAACCTATGAAAAACAAAGAATGCTATCTGTTATTCAAAGACGAATGCGATGTGCAAAAAAGCCGATTTCATTATTGTCAGAGTACGATCGCTTATTAGAGATGGAGCCAGATGAGCTTGATCGTTTACATGTCCAGCTTTTAAACGGAGCTACTTCTTTTTTTCGAGAGATGGAAGCCTATCGACTATGTGAAAATAAGATCATTCCAACAATTATTGAACATGTGATAAAAAGCGAGAAGCCTTGTTGTCGTATTTGGATTGCAGGATGTTCAACGGGGGAAGAAGCCTATTCTTTTACCATTTTATTTTTAGAAGAAATGAAGCGAAGACAAGTTTCAATAGAACTGCAAGTGTTTGCAACAGATATCAATCGGAAAGCCATTCAGACCGCAAGCAAAGGCCTTTATTCAGTAGAGGCAATGGCAAGGGTGCCAGAGAAATGGCGGGTGCGATATTTCAAAAGGAAAGGTGACGCTTTTATTGTGAAGCAGTCGCTTAGAAAACATATTGTCTTTGCCCCTCACAATTTATTGATTGATTCACCTTTTATCCACCTCGATTTTATCAGTTGTCGAAATGTTCTGATGTACTTCCAGCCAGAAGTGCAAAAACGAGTATTGTCCCGTTTTCAGTATGCTTTAAAAGATCAAGGGGTTTTGATATTAGGGACAAATGATAAAGTGCCTAATATCCCTCACTTGTTTCATCTGTTAAATGAAAGGTGGAACATTTACACTCACTCAAGCGTTCCTAAATCCAATGAACATCCGAATAATGCCAAGTTTCATGAAGAGTTGAAAAAACGAGCTGCAGAATATATGAAAGAAGTGGGTGCGAATTATGACGCATGTATGGTGATCAATGATTGTGACAAAATACTTGCCATTTCAAATGGTGCCTATTCCTTCCTAGACCATTCAGAAGTGCCGAATCAATCGTGTGAGTATGTGACACCTGACTATATAAAAGAGATGATGAGACAAACATTTCAGAAGGTGTGGACAGATGAGACAGAGATTGTTTTTCAACATGTCCTCATTTCAAAAAAGGGCAGGAAGCAGTATGCAGATTTTACAGTGAAAAGTTTTGATCGCCGTTTTAAGGGAGTATACGTCATTCTCATTCGGATGAATGTGATAGAAAAAAATCAAATGAACGGCAGGTACCTAGGCATGTCGGACCCAAACTCAGTCTATCAACAGCGTATTGTCGATTTAGAAAATGAACTTAATGAAGTAAAGCAAAAAGAGCAAGAGGCAAGGGCTCAATTGAAAATAAAGAATGCGCAAATAGAGGAGCTTCAGAAAAAGCACGAAGAATTTATCAATATCATAAACAACTTAAAGGTGACTAGAGAAGAGCTCTATCGTCCCTCGGTGAAACCTGAGCTTGCGACGTTGTTTGTGGATCAAGAGATGAATATTCGCTATTTCACGCCTGCAGCAGCATCTTTATTCACTTCGGCACAATTGCAGCATCATCAATCCTTTCAGTCGATTGCACAGGAGATGGCGCATGAGACGCTTTATCATGATATTCAATCCGTTATGTCAGACAGACGTGTCATTGAGCGTGAGATTGAGACAAACGAAGGGGAGCAATTTACCGTTCACATTACGCCTATTTTTTATCAGGATTATGAGGGAGCGGCGATGACATGGATTAAAATGACTGAAATCACGAAAATCAAACAGTCTCTTCATCTTGCGGTGACAGCACTGGATAACAGTCATATTCATATTGTTGTCGCAACTGAGGAAGGGATCATTCAATGCGTGAACCAGCGTTTTTGTCACTTTGTGCAACAGTATGAATTCGATCTGATCGGCAAGAATATTTTTTCGGTCTATCAAAGGTTGTGTCAATGTAATGATTTAGCGAAGCAATGGGAAGTGTGCCTAAGAGAAGGTAGCTGGACAGGTGAGATGTACTTTCAAGATTTATCAGGACGGGAACGTTGGGAGAGAGTCTCTTTACACCGAATTGATGACCCTGACAAAATGCAGTCAACAGTTATGCGCATTTCAGAGGATATCACAAACCAAAAGCAGTCAGAGAAGATGCTGATGAAATCTGAGATGCTGTCAGCAGTTGGTCAGCTTGCAGCTGGCATTGCTCATGAAATACGTAACCCGCTTACATCGTTAAAAGGATTCTTACAGCTGATGATTCAGAGTAAAAAATATCAAAAGGATTATGCAGATGTGATGATGTCAGAGTTTAATCGGCTCGAGGCGATTATTAATGAATTCCTTGTGCTCTCTAGAAGCAAGTCGGTGAAATTTGAACCTGTTCATGTCAACCTACTGCTAGAAGAAGTGAGTATGGTCGTTGAATCTCAGGCCGTATTAAAAGGGATATCGATTCAAAAAAATCTTTCACCATCGCTGCCGCAGATTCAAGGAATTCCAAATGAATTAAAACAGGTTTTCCTCAACATACTGAAAAATGGAATTGAAGCAATGGATGGCGTAACAGGTGTCATTCAAGTGACATCCATGCTAAAAAATGATCAAGTTATTTTAATATTTGAAGACCAAGGAAAAGGAATCCCAGAAGATGCGATTAGTAAGTTAGGGGAACCTTTTTATACGACGAAAGAAAAAGGAACAGGGCTTGGGCTTATGGTGACGAATAAAATCATTGAAAGTCATGGCGGTACAATCCATTTTGAAAGCAAGAATTTAAAGGGAACAAAAGTCACCATTACGTTTCCAATAAAATAA
- a CDS encoding spore coat protein, giving the protein MQNEQQPLQGSAPQPEFNHGGHELFDLHEILAGMINILDQYMILRQFIQDPVLTDILDRQYQFVLSQYNVTVNSFSTGQKPNEETSTYMMKEKTQVTYGIKPSQPKKPNQSLQDVKDLGITGHMLNLVKSHSGLLAMSALEVTNPVVRRVLSAQIPNFIEMAYEIFLYQNKHGYYQVPQLSVQDMKAMTSAFVPMQEQIQMPPSKADKPLH; this is encoded by the coding sequence ATGCAAAACGAACAGCAACCATTACAAGGCAGTGCTCCGCAGCCTGAATTCAACCATGGCGGGCATGAATTATTCGATTTACATGAAATTTTAGCAGGGATGATCAACATTTTAGATCAATATATGATCTTGAGGCAGTTTATCCAAGATCCTGTATTAACCGACATCTTGGATCGCCAATATCAATTCGTTTTGTCCCAGTATAATGTCACTGTCAATAGTTTTTCTACCGGACAAAAGCCTAATGAAGAAACATCGACTTATATGATGAAAGAAAAGACACAGGTGACGTACGGCATCAAACCATCACAGCCGAAAAAACCAAATCAATCGTTACAGGATGTTAAAGACTTAGGCATTACAGGCCATATGCTTAATTTGGTCAAGTCACACTCAGGATTACTAGCAATGTCGGCTTTAGAAGTAACAAATCCAGTCGTTAGACGTGTTCTTTCAGCTCAAATTCCAAACTTTATCGAAATGGCGTATGAAATATTTTTATATCAAAACAAACATGGATATTATCAAGTCCCTCAGCTTTCTGTACAAGACATGAAAGCTATGACTTCTGCTTTCGTTCCAATGCAAGAGCAAATTCAAATGCCGCCTAGTAAAGCAGATAAACCACTTCATTAA
- a CDS encoding YhcN/YlaJ family sporulation lipoprotein, which produces MNKKWILSILLVPTLITTGCGMNNQGDERRGAMERQYENVTYKNDNMRQDQPDVETPQKVKVADKASKLVANMSEVKTAHVLVTGKNAFVAVMLEGNKSGNVTDELKKKISDKVKSTDQQIDNVYVSANPDFVDRMKGYVKRIRSGEPISGLFDEFTETVRRVFPESK; this is translated from the coding sequence ATGAATAAGAAATGGATACTATCTATACTACTTGTTCCTACTCTGATCACCACTGGGTGTGGAATGAACAACCAAGGTGATGAGCGAAGAGGGGCGATGGAACGTCAATACGAAAATGTCACATATAAAAACGATAACATGCGACAAGATCAGCCAGATGTCGAAACACCGCAGAAGGTAAAAGTGGCAGATAAGGCGTCAAAGCTCGTAGCCAACATGTCGGAAGTAAAAACAGCTCATGTGCTTGTCACAGGTAAAAATGCATTTGTTGCAGTGATGCTTGAGGGGAATAAAAGCGGCAATGTGACAGACGAATTAAAAAAGAAAATTTCAGACAAAGTGAAATCAACTGATCAACAAATTGATAACGTGTATGTATCTGCTAATCCAGACTTTGTTGATCGTATGAAAGGATACGTCAAACGCATTAGAAGCGGAGAGCCAATTTCAGGATTATTCGACGAATTTACTGAAACAGTCAGACGTGTCTTCCCTGAATCGAAATAG